One window of Ciconia boyciana chromosome 10, ASM3463844v1, whole genome shotgun sequence genomic DNA carries:
- the LOC140657200 gene encoding protein mono-ADP-ribosyltransferase PARP14-like isoform X4, with protein sequence MQWMLTFVLESCQKLEAEKATSGKSVIVVTTAFGEEIEDEIVEMYFENKRKSGGGPIKSYVRTDQQMIIIFQDEEDAQEVLKRQHHVKKIKLFVKPWQVEILQEPCPVEDSPASLPSTVVVLENVQETVKDCMLIMLVENISGLSEDDGDFSVEMIPEIHAAVVTFTANIAAEEFAKKLNQNHRAKQQNITARCLELTRSIRAENIPPNTSSDYITVYFENKKNGGAQVVDVQQLPDEDAAIITFSDHKDVTNILAKQHSLNKTPVSVYPYYTSLGTALYGKEGPQIKKPDPITVPLDPYIWYYLRTYNRLIVAISCEMAKCNCALTWPERHCADPKVTLHPSANLSEQKRLVSRLIKTWNENVSTAFSRSISKYKAIKCQVSAEVWEAIRNSFTHDEVLLIPYISENLLVLVGEKEVVNNVEKELKFLIEKATREIEREKQRTEEMVVMGPGEYAILQSTGLEEKIRMEFPALQITYDHLQKIINLGGVPEEVYKVKGEILDNIRKMAKKTVNIHPYIFQFLEHIDNETLSQSLFMSKQISAFYELGTEAIILKGSAPEDLLKAEEEIKKELDYKSITLEDESVLQKKEWRMLTQQNCSNEAVTVTQAEGQVIIAGCSQAVAKAFEELFNFIDENTQVQKVIGGKPMGVIMFFEKEKTNVWGDLQKKGVKVDFSTQKKCRVISLSGPRREVLKGVTLVQQILSGLHYKRVVIRAPGAKSFFEERERFFAASVKQDFKCLVRLEEQSEEQQEHSNVGKPYGQVTIRGIVIAVYKADLCTHPVDVVVNASNEDLKHIGGLAEALLKAAGPELQQECDELVRKIGSLQPGCAVVTGAGKLPCKNVIHAVGPRWRKEEAEKCVFLLRKTVKKSLQLAETYNHGSIALPAISGGIFGFPLELCTYSIVSSIKETLEESMGDGSLKEVHLVDVAQNNIQAFSKALKEVFSDYSPSCKSLNQTSTVRQPQKSIITQNSKDFPLVTTEEGLDIMLKKGSIEDATTDIVVTSVAKDLQLCNGPLSKALLSKAGPMLQTDLKEEGLGKTHEEGSVLKTKGYNLGCSVVLHAVVPAWSPRHASQKVLGNIITKCLQIAEELSLKSITFPAIGTGNLGFPRSVVAKLLFDKVFEFSSKNGVNSLEEVHFLLHPKDTANIQEFSDELENRCGNTADVTAQKTSPNKASQDTASSGASSIRVQNVREMTIGSIVFRVVEGDITKEEGDVIVNITNQTFSLKTGVSRAILNGAGKAVEDECAQLASQSNKSYITTQAGSLPCKKIIHFVAQDDIKMLVSTVLQECELQQYTSVAFPAIGTGEAGRDPAVVADNMIDAVTDFARSNSAPSVKTIKVVIFQPHLLSVFHTSMQKRESPAKTTAKTLLSKFTSFWSSEKHSPKEKTKTVLEKKIELAVLQICGENKNKVEEAENWLKSAILKEQFQTEIIDKSISYFGEAESEELRDLQKKLKIALHLDSTCIRISGVEKDVWIAYSTIQEMIHRVEAAKQEEINAELLQNLIEWKYFEKDSYVPFDSLTNMHLENAFMEKKKDISVIIDEKKYTVNIEARYAVDDQGKHTPVIRVDKSEDQESTVLPATWDDMQNQRLKIVELKPETREYRDVQEKFLKACQSLKIKKIERVQNPFLWKAYQIKKREMDNKNGNRNNERFLFHGTSKESLILINNYGFNRSYAGMHAANFGNGTYFAVNASYSASDTYSKPDANGKKYMYLARVLVGEYSQGRKGSITPAAKNASNSIDLFDSSTDNVNQPSMFIIFNDIQAYPEYLITFTR encoded by the exons CTGCAGAGGAATTTGCTAAAAAGCTTAATCAAAACCACAGAgcaaagcaacaaaatattACTGCACGGTGCCTTGAGCTAACAAGAAGCATTAGGGCTGAAAATATACCACCTAACACATCCAGTGACTATATAACTGTCTActttgaaaacaagaagaatGGAGGTGCGCAAGTGGTGGATGTTCAGCAGCTGCCTGATGAAGATGCAGCTATCATTACATTCAGTGACCATAAAG atgTAACCAATATCTTGGCAAAGCAGCATTCACTCAACAAAACACCAGTCTCTGTTTATCCTTACTACACGTCGCTGGGAACAGCTCTATATGGAAAAGAAGGGCCACAAATAAAGAAGCCAGATCCAATTACAGTGCCTCTGGATCCATATATCTGGTATTACTTGCGCACATATAATAGGCTAATTGTGGCAATAAGTTGTGAAATGGCAAAGTGTAATTGTGCGCTAACATGGCCTGAACGTCACTGTGCAGACCCAAAAGTTACTTTGCATCCCTCAGCTAATTTGTCTGAGCAGAAGAGACTAGTATCTCGATTGATCAAGACATggaatgaaaatgtttccacAGCATTTTCACGTAGCATatcaaaatacaaagcaattaAATGTCAAGTAAGCGCAGAGGTGTGGGAAGCCATTAGAAACAGCTTTACCCATGATGAAGTTCTACTAATCCCATATATTTCCGAGAATTTACTTGTTCTGGTAGGTGAAAAAGAAGTTGTGAACAATGTTGAAAAAGAACTGAAGTTTCTGATAGAAAAGGCCACCAGAgaaattgaaagagaaaagcaaagaactgaagaaatggTGGTAATGGGTCCAGGGGAATATGCAATTTTACAGAGTACTGgtcttgaagaaaaaattcGTATGGagttcccagccctgcagataACTTATGATCATTTGCAGAAGATAATTAACCTAGGTGGAGTGCCTGAGGAAGTTTATAAAGTAAAAGGGGAAATATTAGATAATATACgcaaaatggcaaagaaaacagttaatATCCACCcttatattttccagtttttagaGCATATTGATAATGAAACCCTGTCACAGAGCCTGTTTATGTCAAAACAAATTAGTGCTTTTTATGAGCTTGGCACAGAAGCTATCATCTTGAAAGGGAGTGCTCCTGAAGATCTCctaaaagcagaagaagaaataaagaaggaacTGGACTACAAAAGCATTACTTTGGAGGATGAGTCAGTCCTCCAGAAGAAGGAATGGAGGATGCTTACCCAGCAAAACTGTTCTAATGAAGCTGTAACAGTCACTCAGGCAGAAGGTCAGGTCATCATTGCTGGTTGTTCTCAAGCAGTAGCAAAAGCCTTTGAGGAACTTTTTAACTTTATAGATGAAAACACACAAGTACAAAAGGTCATCGGAGGAAAGCCCATGGGAGTCATAATgttttttgagaaagagaagacCAATGTTTGGGGTGACTTACAGAAGAAAGGTGTGAAAGTTGACTTTAGCACACAGAAGAAATGTAGAGTTATATCCTTGAGTGGGCCGAGAAGAGAAGTGCTGAAGGGAGTCACCTTAGTTCAGCAAATTCTGTCTGGCCTGCATTATAAGCGTGTGGTAATTAGAGCGCCAGGAGCCAAGTCGTTTTTTGAAGAGCGAGAACGCTTTTTTGCTGCCAGTGTGAAACAAGACTTTAAGTGTCTAGTCAGGCTGGAAGAGCAGTCAGAAGAACAGCAAGAACATAGTAATGTAGGCAAGCCCTATGGGCAGGTGACCATACGTGGAATTGTAATAGCGGTTTATAAAGCTGACTTGTGCACTCATCCTGTTGATGTTGTGGTAAATGCATCTAATGAAGACTTAAAACACATCGGTGGCCTTGCTGAGGCACTGTTAAAAGCGGCTGGTCCGGAGCTGCAACAGGAGTGCGATGAGCTGGTGAGGAAGATCGGGAGTTTGCAGCCTGGGTGTGCAGTTGTCACGGGCGCTGGGAAACTCCCCTGCAAGAACGTCATTCACGCTGTTGGGCCCAGGTggaggaaagaagaagcagaaaagtgtGTGTTCTTGCTAAGAAAGACAGTGAAGAAAAGTCTACAACTAGCTGAAACATACAATCATGGTTCCATAGCTCTACCTGCTATAAGTGGAGGGATTTTTGGCTTCCCACTGGAACTGTGTACATATTCGATTGTGTCCTCCATCAAGGAGACCTTGGAAGAATCCATGGGGGACGGCAGCTTGAAGGAGGTTCATCTTGTGGATGTTGCACAGAATAACATTCAGGCTTTCAGCAAGGCACTGAAAGAAGTGTTTTCGGATTATTCACCTTCCTGCAAGTCACTGAATCAGACCAGTACAGTTCGTCAGCCTCAGAAAAGCATAATTACTCAAAATAGCAAGGACTTCCCATTGGTAACAACTGAGGAAGGCCTTGACATCATgctgaaaaaaggaagcattgaAGATGCTACA ACAGACATTGTTGTCACCAGTGTTGCCAAAGATCTCCAGCTCTGTAACGGGCCACTCTCTAAAGCTTTGCTAAGCAAGGCAGGGCCAATGCTTCAGACAGACTTAAAAGAAGAAGGCCTAGGAAAAACACATGAGGAAGGATCTGtgttgaaaacaaaaggttACAATCTAGGTTGCAGTGTTGTGCTTCATGCTGTCGTACCTGCGTGGTCCCCGAGACATGCATCTCAAAAG GTCTTGGGCAACATCATCACAAAATGCCTGCAGATTGCTGAGGAACTATCTCTAAAGTCAATTACTTTCCCAGCAATTGGGACTGGGAATTTAGGATTCCCAAGGTCTGTTGTTGCTAAATTACTGTTTGACAAAGTGTTTGAATTCAGTAGCAAAAATGGAGTAAATTCTCTTGAGGAAGTTCACTTTCTGTTGCATCCAAAAGACACAGCTAATATTCAG GAATTTTCAGATGAACTTGAGAACAGATGTGGAAATACTGCAGATGTTACAGCACAGAAGACTTCTCCAAATAAGGCTAGTCAAGACACGG CTTCCTCTGGTGCCTCTTCAATCCGAGTACAGAACGTACGTGAAATGACGATCGGCTCCATCGTGTTCCGGGTGGTGGAAGGCGATATTACCAAGGAAGAGGGAGATGTCATTGTAAACATAACAAACCAAACCTTCAGCCTCAAAACAG GTGTCTCTAGAGCAATTCTGAATGGTGCTGGAAAAGCAGTTGAAGATGAATGTGCTCAACTAG CCTCACAATCTAACAAGAGCTATATCACCACCCAAGCCGGAAGCCTGccatgcaaaaaaataattcattttgttgCCCAAGATGACATCAAGATGCTAGTCTCCACGGTGCTTCAGGAGTGTGAATTACAGCAGTATACCTCTGTTGCCTTCCCAGCAATTGGAACAG GTGAGGCAGGCCGTGATCCAGCTGTAGTAGCTGACAACATGATAGATGCAGTAACTGACTTTGCAAGAAGTAACTCTGCTCCATCTGTGAAAACTATTAAAGTTGTCATCTTCCAGCCACACCTGCTGAGTGTGTTCCATACGAGcatgcagaaaagagaaagtccTGCTAaaacaacagccaaaacattGCTTTCCAAGTTCACGT CATTCTGGAGCTCTGAGAAACAttccccaaaggaaaaaaccaaaacagttttggaaaagaaaatcgAGCTGGCTGTTTTGCAGATCTGtggtgaaaacaaaaataaagtcgAAGAAGCTGAAAACTGGTTGAAAAGTGCAATTTTAAAGGAACAGTTTCAAACAGAAATCATAGATAAATCTATCTCTTATTTTGGTGAAGCGGAGAGTGAGGAACTGCGTGAcctacaaaagaaattaaaaattgctctTCATTTGGATAGTACCTGTATTCGAATTTCAGGTGTTGAGAAGGATGTCTGGATTGCTTATTCAACTATTCAAGAAATGATCCACAGGGTAGAAGCTGCTAAACAGGAAGAGATCAATGCAGAACTTTTACAAAACTTAATTgagtggaaatattttgaaaaggatTCCTACGTGCCCTTCGACAGTCTCACAAATATGCACTTGGAAAATGCTTtcatggaaaagaagaaagatatttcagtCATCATTGAtgagaaaaaatacacagtgaATATAGAAGCTAGATATGCTGTGGATGACCAAGGAAAACATACACCCGTTATACGTGTTGATAAATCTGAAG ATCAAGAGTCAACAGTGCTCCCTGCAACATGGGACGATATGCAAAACCAGCGACTGAAAATAGTGGaactaaaaccagaaacaagAGAATATAGAGATGTGCAGGAAAAGTTTCTGAAGGCCTGtcagtcattaaaaattaaaaag ATTGAAAGGGTACAGAACCCATTTTTATGGAAGGCTTACCAAATAAAAAAGCGTGAAATGGATAATAAAAATGGCAACAGAAATAACGAGAGGTTTCTGTTTCATGGGACAAGTAAGGAGTCGTTAATCTTAATTAACAACTATGGATTTAACCGGAGCTATGCTGGAATGCACG CTGCAAACTTTGGAAATGGAACGTACTTTGCAGTTAACGCCAGCTATTCTGCCAGCGACACCTACTCTAAACCAGATGCGAATGGGAAGAAGTACATGTACTTGGCTCGAGTCCTTGTTGGAGAATATTCTCAGGGGAGAAAAGGATCAATTACTCCAGCAGCAAAAAACGCTAGTAACTCTATAGATCTGTTTGATAGTTCAACTGATAATGTGAACCAGCCATCCATGTTTATAATATTTAATGATATTCAAGCTTACCCAGAATACCTTATCACTTTCACTAGATAA
- the LOC140657200 gene encoding protein mono-ADP-ribosyltransferase PARP14-like isoform X5 produces MYFENKRKSGGGPIKSYVRTDQQMIIIFQDEEDAQEVLKRQHHVKKIKLFVKPWQVEILQEPCPVEDSPASLPSTVVVLENVQETVKDCMLIMLVENISGLSEDDGDFSVEMIPEIHAAVVTFTANIAAEEFAKKLNQNHRAKQQNITARCLELTRSIRAENIPPNTSSDYITVYFENKKNGGAQVVDVQQLPDEDAAIITFSDHKDVTNILAKQHSLNKTPVSVYPYYTSLGTALYGKEGPQIKKPDPITVPLDPYIWYYLRTYNRLIVAISCEMAKCNCALTWPERHCADPKVTLHPSANLSEQKRLVSRLIKTWNENVSTAFSRSISKYKAIKCQVSAEVWEAIRNSFTHDEVLLIPYISENLLVLVGEKEVVNNVEKELKFLIEKATREIEREKQRTEEMVVMGPGEYAILQSTGLEEKIRMEFPALQITYDHLQKIINLGGVPEEVYKVKGEILDNIRKMAKKTVNIHPYIFQFLEHIDNETLSQSLFMSKQISAFYELGTEAIILKGSAPEDLLKAEEEIKKELDYKSITLEDESVLQKKEWRMLTQQNCSNEAVTVTQAEGQVIIAGCSQAVAKAFEELFNFIDENTQVQKVIGGKPMGVIMFFEKEKTNVWGDLQKKGVKVDFSTQKKCRVISLSGPRREVLKGVTLVQQILSGLHYKRVVIRAPGAKSFFEERERFFAASVKQDFKCLVRLEEQSEEQQEHSNVGKPYGQVTIRGIVIAVYKADLCTHPVDVVVNASNEDLKHIGGLAEALLKAAGPELQQECDELVRKIGSLQPGCAVVTGAGKLPCKNVIHAVGPRWRKEEAEKCVFLLRKTVKKSLQLAETYNHGSIALPAISGGIFGFPLELCTYSIVSSIKETLEESMGDGSLKEVHLVDVAQNNIQAFSKALKEVFSDYSPSCKSLNQTSTVRQPQKSIITQNSKDFPLVTTEEGLDIMLKKGSIEDATTDIVVTSVAKDLQLCNGPLSKALLSKAGPMLQTDLKEEGLGKTHEEGSVLKTKGYNLGCSVVLHAVVPAWSPRHASQKVLGNIITKCLQIAEELSLKSITFPAIGTGNLGFPRSVVAKLLFDKVFEFSSKNGVNSLEEVHFLLHPKDTANIQEFSDELENRCGNTADVTAQKTSPNKASQDTASSGASSIRVQNVREMTIGSIVFRVVEGDITKEEGDVIVNITNQTFSLKTGVSRAILNGAGKAVEDECAQLASQSNKSYITTQAGSLPCKKIIHFVAQDDIKMLVSTVLQECELQQYTSVAFPAIGTGEAGRDPAVVADNMIDAVTDFARSNSAPSVKTIKVVIFQPHLLSVFHTSMQKRESPAKTTAKTLLSKFTSFWSSEKHSPKEKTKTVLEKKIELAVLQICGENKNKVEEAENWLKSAILKEQFQTEIIDKSISYFGEAESEELRDLQKKLKIALHLDSTCIRISGVEKDVWIAYSTIQEMIHRVEAAKQEEINAELLQNLIEWKYFEKDSYVPFDSLTNMHLENAFMEKKKDISVIIDEKKYTVNIEARYAVDDQGKHTPVIRVDKSEDQESTVLPATWDDMQNQRLKIVELKPETREYRDVQEKFLKACQSLKIKKIERVQNPFLWKAYQIKKREMDNKNGNRNNERFLFHGTSKESLILINNYGFNRSYAGMHAANFGNGTYFAVNASYSASDTYSKPDANGKKYMYLARVLVGEYSQGRKGSITPAAKNASNSIDLFDSSTDNVNQPSMFIIFNDIQAYPEYLITFTR; encoded by the exons CTGCAGAGGAATTTGCTAAAAAGCTTAATCAAAACCACAGAgcaaagcaacaaaatattACTGCACGGTGCCTTGAGCTAACAAGAAGCATTAGGGCTGAAAATATACCACCTAACACATCCAGTGACTATATAACTGTCTActttgaaaacaagaagaatGGAGGTGCGCAAGTGGTGGATGTTCAGCAGCTGCCTGATGAAGATGCAGCTATCATTACATTCAGTGACCATAAAG atgTAACCAATATCTTGGCAAAGCAGCATTCACTCAACAAAACACCAGTCTCTGTTTATCCTTACTACACGTCGCTGGGAACAGCTCTATATGGAAAAGAAGGGCCACAAATAAAGAAGCCAGATCCAATTACAGTGCCTCTGGATCCATATATCTGGTATTACTTGCGCACATATAATAGGCTAATTGTGGCAATAAGTTGTGAAATGGCAAAGTGTAATTGTGCGCTAACATGGCCTGAACGTCACTGTGCAGACCCAAAAGTTACTTTGCATCCCTCAGCTAATTTGTCTGAGCAGAAGAGACTAGTATCTCGATTGATCAAGACATggaatgaaaatgtttccacAGCATTTTCACGTAGCATatcaaaatacaaagcaattaAATGTCAAGTAAGCGCAGAGGTGTGGGAAGCCATTAGAAACAGCTTTACCCATGATGAAGTTCTACTAATCCCATATATTTCCGAGAATTTACTTGTTCTGGTAGGTGAAAAAGAAGTTGTGAACAATGTTGAAAAAGAACTGAAGTTTCTGATAGAAAAGGCCACCAGAgaaattgaaagagaaaagcaaagaactgaagaaatggTGGTAATGGGTCCAGGGGAATATGCAATTTTACAGAGTACTGgtcttgaagaaaaaattcGTATGGagttcccagccctgcagataACTTATGATCATTTGCAGAAGATAATTAACCTAGGTGGAGTGCCTGAGGAAGTTTATAAAGTAAAAGGGGAAATATTAGATAATATACgcaaaatggcaaagaaaacagttaatATCCACCcttatattttccagtttttagaGCATATTGATAATGAAACCCTGTCACAGAGCCTGTTTATGTCAAAACAAATTAGTGCTTTTTATGAGCTTGGCACAGAAGCTATCATCTTGAAAGGGAGTGCTCCTGAAGATCTCctaaaagcagaagaagaaataaagaaggaacTGGACTACAAAAGCATTACTTTGGAGGATGAGTCAGTCCTCCAGAAGAAGGAATGGAGGATGCTTACCCAGCAAAACTGTTCTAATGAAGCTGTAACAGTCACTCAGGCAGAAGGTCAGGTCATCATTGCTGGTTGTTCTCAAGCAGTAGCAAAAGCCTTTGAGGAACTTTTTAACTTTATAGATGAAAACACACAAGTACAAAAGGTCATCGGAGGAAAGCCCATGGGAGTCATAATgttttttgagaaagagaagacCAATGTTTGGGGTGACTTACAGAAGAAAGGTGTGAAAGTTGACTTTAGCACACAGAAGAAATGTAGAGTTATATCCTTGAGTGGGCCGAGAAGAGAAGTGCTGAAGGGAGTCACCTTAGTTCAGCAAATTCTGTCTGGCCTGCATTATAAGCGTGTGGTAATTAGAGCGCCAGGAGCCAAGTCGTTTTTTGAAGAGCGAGAACGCTTTTTTGCTGCCAGTGTGAAACAAGACTTTAAGTGTCTAGTCAGGCTGGAAGAGCAGTCAGAAGAACAGCAAGAACATAGTAATGTAGGCAAGCCCTATGGGCAGGTGACCATACGTGGAATTGTAATAGCGGTTTATAAAGCTGACTTGTGCACTCATCCTGTTGATGTTGTGGTAAATGCATCTAATGAAGACTTAAAACACATCGGTGGCCTTGCTGAGGCACTGTTAAAAGCGGCTGGTCCGGAGCTGCAACAGGAGTGCGATGAGCTGGTGAGGAAGATCGGGAGTTTGCAGCCTGGGTGTGCAGTTGTCACGGGCGCTGGGAAACTCCCCTGCAAGAACGTCATTCACGCTGTTGGGCCCAGGTggaggaaagaagaagcagaaaagtgtGTGTTCTTGCTAAGAAAGACAGTGAAGAAAAGTCTACAACTAGCTGAAACATACAATCATGGTTCCATAGCTCTACCTGCTATAAGTGGAGGGATTTTTGGCTTCCCACTGGAACTGTGTACATATTCGATTGTGTCCTCCATCAAGGAGACCTTGGAAGAATCCATGGGGGACGGCAGCTTGAAGGAGGTTCATCTTGTGGATGTTGCACAGAATAACATTCAGGCTTTCAGCAAGGCACTGAAAGAAGTGTTTTCGGATTATTCACCTTCCTGCAAGTCACTGAATCAGACCAGTACAGTTCGTCAGCCTCAGAAAAGCATAATTACTCAAAATAGCAAGGACTTCCCATTGGTAACAACTGAGGAAGGCCTTGACATCATgctgaaaaaaggaagcattgaAGATGCTACA ACAGACATTGTTGTCACCAGTGTTGCCAAAGATCTCCAGCTCTGTAACGGGCCACTCTCTAAAGCTTTGCTAAGCAAGGCAGGGCCAATGCTTCAGACAGACTTAAAAGAAGAAGGCCTAGGAAAAACACATGAGGAAGGATCTGtgttgaaaacaaaaggttACAATCTAGGTTGCAGTGTTGTGCTTCATGCTGTCGTACCTGCGTGGTCCCCGAGACATGCATCTCAAAAG GTCTTGGGCAACATCATCACAAAATGCCTGCAGATTGCTGAGGAACTATCTCTAAAGTCAATTACTTTCCCAGCAATTGGGACTGGGAATTTAGGATTCCCAAGGTCTGTTGTTGCTAAATTACTGTTTGACAAAGTGTTTGAATTCAGTAGCAAAAATGGAGTAAATTCTCTTGAGGAAGTTCACTTTCTGTTGCATCCAAAAGACACAGCTAATATTCAG GAATTTTCAGATGAACTTGAGAACAGATGTGGAAATACTGCAGATGTTACAGCACAGAAGACTTCTCCAAATAAGGCTAGTCAAGACACGG CTTCCTCTGGTGCCTCTTCAATCCGAGTACAGAACGTACGTGAAATGACGATCGGCTCCATCGTGTTCCGGGTGGTGGAAGGCGATATTACCAAGGAAGAGGGAGATGTCATTGTAAACATAACAAACCAAACCTTCAGCCTCAAAACAG GTGTCTCTAGAGCAATTCTGAATGGTGCTGGAAAAGCAGTTGAAGATGAATGTGCTCAACTAG CCTCACAATCTAACAAGAGCTATATCACCACCCAAGCCGGAAGCCTGccatgcaaaaaaataattcattttgttgCCCAAGATGACATCAAGATGCTAGTCTCCACGGTGCTTCAGGAGTGTGAATTACAGCAGTATACCTCTGTTGCCTTCCCAGCAATTGGAACAG GTGAGGCAGGCCGTGATCCAGCTGTAGTAGCTGACAACATGATAGATGCAGTAACTGACTTTGCAAGAAGTAACTCTGCTCCATCTGTGAAAACTATTAAAGTTGTCATCTTCCAGCCACACCTGCTGAGTGTGTTCCATACGAGcatgcagaaaagagaaagtccTGCTAaaacaacagccaaaacattGCTTTCCAAGTTCACGT CATTCTGGAGCTCTGAGAAACAttccccaaaggaaaaaaccaaaacagttttggaaaagaaaatcgAGCTGGCTGTTTTGCAGATCTGtggtgaaaacaaaaataaagtcgAAGAAGCTGAAAACTGGTTGAAAAGTGCAATTTTAAAGGAACAGTTTCAAACAGAAATCATAGATAAATCTATCTCTTATTTTGGTGAAGCGGAGAGTGAGGAACTGCGTGAcctacaaaagaaattaaaaattgctctTCATTTGGATAGTACCTGTATTCGAATTTCAGGTGTTGAGAAGGATGTCTGGATTGCTTATTCAACTATTCAAGAAATGATCCACAGGGTAGAAGCTGCTAAACAGGAAGAGATCAATGCAGAACTTTTACAAAACTTAATTgagtggaaatattttgaaaaggatTCCTACGTGCCCTTCGACAGTCTCACAAATATGCACTTGGAAAATGCTTtcatggaaaagaagaaagatatttcagtCATCATTGAtgagaaaaaatacacagtgaATATAGAAGCTAGATATGCTGTGGATGACCAAGGAAAACATACACCCGTTATACGTGTTGATAAATCTGAAG ATCAAGAGTCAACAGTGCTCCCTGCAACATGGGACGATATGCAAAACCAGCGACTGAAAATAGTGGaactaaaaccagaaacaagAGAATATAGAGATGTGCAGGAAAAGTTTCTGAAGGCCTGtcagtcattaaaaattaaaaag ATTGAAAGGGTACAGAACCCATTTTTATGGAAGGCTTACCAAATAAAAAAGCGTGAAATGGATAATAAAAATGGCAACAGAAATAACGAGAGGTTTCTGTTTCATGGGACAAGTAAGGAGTCGTTAATCTTAATTAACAACTATGGATTTAACCGGAGCTATGCTGGAATGCACG CTGCAAACTTTGGAAATGGAACGTACTTTGCAGTTAACGCCAGCTATTCTGCCAGCGACACCTACTCTAAACCAGATGCGAATGGGAAGAAGTACATGTACTTGGCTCGAGTCCTTGTTGGAGAATATTCTCAGGGGAGAAAAGGATCAATTACTCCAGCAGCAAAAAACGCTAGTAACTCTATAGATCTGTTTGATAGTTCAACTGATAATGTGAACCAGCCATCCATGTTTATAATATTTAATGATATTCAAGCTTACCCAGAATACCTTATCACTTTCACTAGATAA